A stretch of DNA from Ranitomeya variabilis isolate aRanVar5 chromosome 1, aRanVar5.hap1, whole genome shotgun sequence:
GTAAGGTTTATTATCAATGCGTTTCttgtgtggtttgtcctgatgaagtctGACTTTGAAACGCGTTAATAATCCACACAAAATGTTCACTTGGATTCTTCACTTGGTTTCATCAGCACTGCAGTGAACCCATTGTTTCCATGCCTGGTTTTCATAGGTTTTCACCCATTGGTCTGCAGCAGCTGATATCCCCCCATTACCAGATAAGACCCTTTTGTACTTTTGTTTTTACCGCctccttcactttttttttttttttaaccacggcTGTCTTTCTGGTTTCCCTGTGCAAATACACAGGCTCCGTTTTAAACACAGAGATTATTTTGTGGCTATAGGCCAGAACAGCCCTGTGCTGCTGCAGACCTTTTATATTTTCCGTGCAGAATCTCCTAACCTTGCAGGAAAACTGCTCTATGATCTCAAAAGCCACGTGACCATTATGATTGACCGTGTGGTGTTGCAGGTGAAACTGCGGTTCCCCAAAAAGTAGCGATTTGTGCAGAGAAAAGAATAAAGGCTGCAGCAGCACAGAGCTGTGGTGGTTAAAAAGCTGCGGCTGAAAGCGTAGTAAGAATCGATCCTAACTAGACAGTCGTTGCTGAGCATTGCTGCTTCACACTTTTTCTACTTGTTGGACAGTGTTTTCTTCATCCATGTTTTAAGAAAATGCATAGTGACAAAACACATGAATTACCTTTTCGTTAATCTGAATACTTGCgtgttttaaggtaccttcacactaaacgatatcgctagcgatccgtgacgttgcagcgtcctgactagcgatatcgtttagtttgacacgcagcagcgatcaggatcctgctgtgatatcgctggtcgttgaacaaagttcagaactttatttggtcgtcagaccggcgtgtatcgtcgtgtttgacaccaaaagcaacgatactagcgatgttttacactggtaaccagggtaaacatcgggttactaagcgcggccctgcgcttagtaacccgatgtttaccctggttacccggggacctcggcatcgttggtcgctgaagagcggtctatgtgacagctctccagcgaccacacagcgacgctgcagcgatctgcattgttgtcgctatcgctgcagcgtcgcttaatgtgaaggtacctttaggttagttttttgtgtttgtttgttttgtggCTTTTTTCGGACAAGGAGAAACAGCTACTTCTAAATACTATCACTTTGATATGTCATACGGGCTGCAGATTGGTGGTGGTCCAGGTCCTGAGTCATCACTAATGCTAAAAACCGCTCTTTGCACTGCATGCAGACCACTGAGTGGTGATGGAGTGATCGGGGAGGGTCTCAGGTCCCAGCCCCCACTGATCGATCGGCTGTATTTTACACAAGCTATAATATAGAATAAATGGGGGAAATGATTGAGATCTTTAAAAAAAAGTGCCCAGGATGGCTTCTTTTTCTCTGGCCAGGGCCGTCTTCCTGCCAGCGCTGTGGCACCTCATTATCAAAATAATGTTCCCTTCTTTCTGTAGGTGCCCGATGTGAAGAATAAATGTCTGTTGTAGACATGGATAAATGATCTATAAAATGTTTTGTCCACTAGATCAACAGTAAGAAGAAGGAATCTGCATGGGAATTATCAAAAAGCCTCTACGATGCTTGGTCAGGATGGCTGGTCGTTACACTAACTGGCTTAGCGTCAGGTAATGTTCCTACGTTCTGGGTATAGacctgtgtgtatgcagagagatgGGTGCGTCACCTGTGAGACACAGCAAAAGCTGAGAATTTACTCTAGTGATGATGAAGGCTGGGCTTCCATGTATGTGGGCATCTGGATCAGGTTTTCAGGTTTCCTGTGCCTCAAATGATGTCAAAACATTGTCCGTTAAAAATATGAGCAAACCCATAGAAAGCTGttgctgtgttttgtttttttttcttttgtttttttttaaaacaccaCATTTGGGCCCATTTTTATATATAAAGAAGGCCTGGACAATATATTTAACCAGGTCTCTGAATACACACTCATGTAACTGTATGTATAAGATGTGTGACAGCCGGAGACCAGGCAGAAATAGTGCTTCATTAACTGTGTAATGCTCATATTGCGGGGAAATCTTCACCATCTATACACCACATATACTAGTCTCTATTTACATAATGACACTTGGGCTaggttcacactagcgtttgtttcCTCAGCGTAGGGCTGAGTACCTCTTTCCTtcagatccgcatacatccgcccTTCATacttatatttaacattgtgtatgcagggataTGAGTTGGATGCGTtcccatgcgtcgttttgacatgcCCGCCGATGCCGCAATATTTTGCTTTCGGTGGGCATATCAAAACGGCGCAcagggacgcatccgcatacaacgcatgtccctgcgtacacaatgttaaatatagttaCGAAGGGCGGATGTATGCAGATCTGAAGGAAAGAGGTACTCAGCCCTACGCTGAGGACACAAACGTTAGTGTGAAACCGGCCATTGGTCATTATAACCAATAATCTATATAATTAGATTTTACTTATATTTGGTGTTATTTATAGTGTCCTATTCTTACATTTTCCCTAGTCATTTCTGTGTCTTTATAGTGTTAAATCTGGCACTCACACATCTGATTTGTGCCACAGGTGCCCTGGCAGGCTTGATAGATATTGCCGCAGACTGGATGGCAGATTTGAAGGAAGGAATTTGCATGTCTGCATTTTGGTTCAACCATGAACAGTGCTGCTGGGGATCAGATGATGCCACATTTGAAGAACGTGACAAGTGTCCTCAGTGGAGTACATGGGCAGACCTCATAATAGGACAGGCAGAAGTaagttgtgttttattttttttgtggaagTCCTCTGTTGGTTCCCATTAACACATCTGATTTTCACTTATATGCTCTAATaatttttttcacagatagaacatgtaCCTGTTAAAGTAAAGTCCATATttctttttgctttattttttgttGTGGACCAATCCAATTGCAATGTTTAATTTTATAGTCTGAATTTCACACAGCCGGCACATAGGCATTCATCCATGTTGCTTCTGTGTGCTGTCTTTTTCAAATACTGATGTTTTGGCCTAATAGAAAGTTAATGTCTGATATAAAGTGTCATTCACCAAAATTCAATATTATAACACACATTGCAGGCAGCATGTCATCTTCCCAGGTTGCACACACATTGCAGCGCGTCATCCTCCAGGTTGCACACACGTTGCAGCGCGTCATCCTCCAGGTTGCACACACGTTGCAGCGCGTCATCCTCCAGGTTGCACACACGTTGCAGCGCGTCATCCTCCAGGTTGCACACACGTTGCAGCGCGTCATCCTCCAGGTTGCACACACGTTGCAGCGCGTCATCCTCCAGGTTGCACACACATTGCAGCGCGTCATCCTCCAGGTTGCACACACGTTGCAGCGCGTCATCCTCCAGGTTGCACACACGTTGCAGCGCGTCATCCTCCAGGTTGCACACACTTTGCAGCGCGTCATCCTCCAGGTTGCACACACGTTGCAGCGCGTCATCCTCCAGGTTGCACACACGTTGCAGCGCGTCATCCTCCAGGTTGCACACACGTTGCAGCGCGTCATCCTCCAGGTTGCACACACGTTGCAGCGCGTCATCCTCCAGGTTGCACACGTTGCAGCGCGTCATCCTCCAGGTTGCACACACGTTGCAGCGCGTCATTCtcccaggttgcacacattattattatttttgttattattattgtaATAGTTGACCGCTCGTAATGTTCTTGGTTTCATTTTGCAGGGGCCGGGCTCATACATAATGAACTACATAATGTACATCTTCTGGGCTCTGAGTTTTGCCTTCTTAGCAGTCAGTCTGGTAAAAGTATTTGCTCCATATGCTTGTGGCTCAGGGATTCCAGAGGTACGTATGATCGGGTCCTGATCTTCCACGTGTCTGTGCAATGTGTTTTTGGTCCTTGCCTTATTCCTGAATTGCTAAATGAAATGGTTGTTCAATCAACAGTTTCTGCTTGATTTTCCTATTGCATATATTAGGAAACCATTTTCCTCTTATGATGTGGGGAAAATGTAGTAATTGTAAGTTTTTATTGTTAACACTTTAACATTTGCATTTTTGCAAATCTTAGTAGTATAAAttaaattattttggcattgcagcGAAGCTCCAATGGCAAAATGTATGAGACCGTCCCAAACACCTGAACTTAATCTGTCATACTGATTAAGCTTGTAATGTTCTTGGTTTCATTTTGCAGGGACCAGGCTCATACATAATGTACATCTTCTGGGCtctgacacatgcccccctgtgctgctggcaggcacgtgcccccctgtgctgctggcaggcacgtgcccccctgtgctgctggcaggcacgtgcccccccccccccctgtgctgctggcaggcacgtgcccccccccccctgtgctgctggcaggcacgtgccccccccccctgtgctgctggcaggcacgtgccccccccccccctgtgctgctggcaggcacgtgcccccccccctcctgtgctgctggcaggcacgtgcccccccccaccccccacccccccgcTGGCAGGCACGTGCCCACGCCACATGATAAAAtagcaaacacttaactcaccttttcCTGATTGCTCGGTACTCACAGCTCCTCAgttgtgcttcctgtttcccaggcatcggatcatgtgacctgggcacacagtgatgtcctcactgtgctgtgccgatcacatgatcggatgtcagcacagacacaggaagcaaccgaggagctgtgagcacggagccatcatcagaaggtgagttaagtgtttgttattttatcatgtgcctgccagcagcacaggcggGGGCAcgtgcctgccagcagcatggggagGGGcacgtgcctgccagcagcacgggaggGGGGGGGcacgtgcctgccagcagcacagggggggagcatgtgcctgccagcagcacagggaggggggagcatgtgcctgccagcagcacagggagggcatataagagtgactgggggccatatccatgatgggagtgggggggggggggagtgcaagcacatgtaatattcgctgctcccctgtgaatcaactcggcacaggttcagcaccgaggtgatggacagcaggtgcagtgaatattacatgaggctaatgagcgggagcacaaaacctcctgctgtctcagcagcctGCAGGcggcccaccccagccccctgacaccactccagagcctctcccctcctctacagcacagcacacagattcggattataaggcgcacccccCCCCCTGCATTGATCTGCATAAGACTCtggcccatagcctggaacagctaatttacatatatGAAAATTGTGGATATCAATgtattcagcttcttatgacctacactgggtacgaaaagtattcagacccctttacatttttcagtctgtttcattgcagccatttggtaaattcaaaaaagttcatttttttctataTCGTTACACTATGTAATGGAAAACGAATATGCAGCATGTAATACAGAAACTGCATACACGGCTAGTGTGCATAGTTGCGTCATTGAATTGACAATTGAGACTATGAACTCTGATCCAATTTGCCACATGAACAGTATAGTCTTAGTTGGGCAGATAGCCATACTTGTAATGTCTGCAGGTAATAACATTAATATTGTTTGTTACATGCAGCTATGTTTATTGGTTGTTATCCCTTGAGGTCCAGGTGATTTTTAGATTttgaacttttttgcaattttttttcctttccttttttccATGGGCCATAACTTTTTAGTTTTCGATCAACCTAGCTGTGAGAGAGCTTGACTTATGAAGGACAAGTTGTAATTCTGAATTTTACCACTTAATTTGCtgacaaacattaaaaaaattcccCAAGTGGTATGTAATGAtgggcaaaaaaatgcaattccactttTCATTGCATGGTAGAAATGACCTGGCATACTTGACTTTTCAGATCAGTATGAATAATGTAATACCTaacttacattaaaaaaaaaaaaaaaatacatagcagtGATTAAAAAAATTTTTGCACCATTTTCAGGAACTAGTGACGTTTTTAGGTTTCTGTCGATAAAGTTGTCTGCTTGCATTTTTACCTGGGGAACTGTTTTGATTttccttgttttgttttgtttttttgggggggggggttagttcCCTTAGGGGACTCACACTTGCAATCACTTGTTCTATGTACCACATATTGCAGTACAGTGTAAGTGAAGATCTCATATGAACCTTTGGCTGGGCTTCACTGGCGTATTATGACAGAAGCCATGAGGCCTTCAGTAATTGGCAGCAGCACCTAAATGGCTAAAAACTGATGATGGCTGTATAACGCATCTGCTGCATTTGACTGCTGAATCCTGAACGCTCATTCATAGCAcaatgtcaggattctccagtgtcttcAGTGAAACCCGGGCGGTTTGGTCAcagaagagtgactgcagacttaaatcagaagagtggacaacccctttaataaagggGGCCACATTTGCCTTTTGATTCATAAATGTCATATTTTAAGCTTTGCGTTATTTTCTTTACAGATTAAAACAATTTTAAGTGGCTTCATCATCAGAGGTTATTTGGGAAAATGGACTTTGCTGATCAAAACTGTCACGCTGGTACTTGCCGTGGCCTCAGGTTTAAGCTTAGGGAAGGAAGGACCCTTGGTGCATGTAGCTTGTTGCTGTGGAAATATATTTTCCTACCTCTTTCCGAAATACAgcacaaatgaagcaaaaaaaaggGAGGTGAGTGATGTATAATATGGTGATGAGTAGGGCATATTCATTCTCCAAAGGGTAGCATGACAATACCTGTTGTAGTTCTCTGATTGTATTGTTGACATATTGAAGGACACTTTTATTTCTATGTTCTCTCTATATCCCTTGGACCAATGCACGCATCCATCCTTTACTTACAGCCGGTGAAATAAGTAGTGAAacaagtcaccaattttctaagtacatatatttctaaaggtgctattgacgtgACATTGTCACCAGATGtccgtaacaacccatccaatccaacaggcaaagaaatcaaaccatagatgtccataaattaatttTATGTCATAATGAAAAATGGCACACTGAAAAAGTactgaaaaagtattgaacacctgAAAAGAGAAATGTGCAAAAAGCCATAGATGGTCATGACactagctgaaatctatcagtaattagaaagcaatcctgccacttggtGAAAAATATCAGCTGATGGCCTGTAATAAGGTGTCTCATTTCTAAGGTGTCACACAAGAAACTTCTCATAATGGGTAAAACTAGTGAGCTGTGTCAAGACCAtttcaaccttattgttgcaaaagacTTGGAATGAGCAGGTACAGTTGTTTCAAAGAGAAGTATATGTACTGTACTCCATCTCCATGGCCTGTAAGCATGCTCAGCAcgtaagactccattgctgaacgaaAGCATGTGAAAGTGCATTTAACATTTGCTCagaaacatttagacaagcctgtgaaatattgGGAGAATATAGTTTGGTCatataagaccaaaattgaactctttggatgccataatacacactgcttggaggccaaaaggcactgcatataacACCAAAAACACAATACCAATAGCGAAGTTTGGCAGTGGAACGTCATGGTGTGGGGCTGGTTTTCAGCATATggtaaacttcatataattgaaggaaggatgaatggacaaatgcaaaaagacattcttgataaaaaattTGCCGTCATCTACAAGGATGATGACGACGACATTTCAGAAAAACAATaatccaaacacacagccaaggaaactctcaattggtttcaaaggaaaaaataaagcttctagaatggcccagccaatctccTGATCTGAATCCAGTAGAATATTTATAGAAGGAGCTTGAGCTCAGAGTTCATAAGAGCCCACGGAAACTTCAGGATTTCAAGAGTGTTGTGTGTGTAAGAATGGGgcaaaaatcacacctgagcaatgcaagcgactagtttctccatacaggaggcatcttgagcTGTTATCActaacagacttttttttttaaataaaatttatattAAATTTCATAAAGTGTCTTCTATACTTTTTCCATGTTATTTCTCATTATAacgcataatttatggacatctatggtttgatttttttatatttttttgcctgtatggattggatgggttgttactgacatctggtgagaatttcatgtcaatggcacctttagaaatatatttatgtaGATAATGGGTGACTCGATCAATATTTTTCACCTGTTGTCTTCTGAGGACTTTGGGAAGTGCCTAAATTGTCTCCTGATGCCCTAGTTTTGCAGTGAAAATAAAAGCCAACAGTGCATCATTATTAGTGAGAGTAGTAACCTTCTGGCTTTCTCTTGTAGGTTCTTTCAGCAGCTTCAGCGGCTGGTGTCTCTGTAGCGTTTGGAGCGCCTATTGGTGGAGTCCTTTTTAGTTTGGAAGAGGTAAATTTCAGATATTACCAGGAATGTGCACTCCTCAACATTACAATTGCatcaacaagagaaaaaaaaatggaattatgGATATCCCATGATGAGTAGACATAAtgatatgaaaaaatggaaattaacATATTCAAAACCTCTCATTTAATTAAATATGTAGTATGAGCGCCACACCCAGACTGACACACACTTAACACACCTTTACTGCTGTGAATGAGGTTATTACTGGTTCtcggaggaatgttctgccattctGTGGTTCATCAATATCTGCTGCTGGCAATTACCTACAAACAACGTCCCAAATGTACTTTATGGGAGACTTTCAATACTATTGCAATACAGATCTGCGTTACATTGCTTTGGTTGTGGAGGCAGTGGTTCTTCTATTTCTCCAGTTTCCCAGGACCTGTTATTCAACATAACAATGCCAGGTTATTGTTCGCTCTACTGTGAACAGTCCATATCATAAGTAAGAGGGAAAAAGCCAGCTCACAGATACTTCAAGGTGCACGGAACGCCTTCCTCATGAGACTTATATGCATATAAGAAGAGAGAATAAACTGTGTTCCAGCTCCTTTGAATAAATTTGAAGAATTTTTTTATCCAAACAATGTAAAACCTGACATGCTCCTAGACTTACTATAATGAACACTGGGACatagagcgacgcgtttcgatcgcaagagtgatctttatcaaagcttgataaatctttgatAAAGATCGCTCTTGCTATTGAAACGCGTCGCTCTATGTCCCAGTGTGCATTATAGTGCGGTCTAGGAGCATGTCCTGTTTTTAACAGTCCGTATCACCTAAATGTGATTCCATGACCTGACGTGTCTTCCTGCTTGTCTCATCGAGCCCATCACACAGCTCTGCATGGAGCTCTGAGCTAATACAGTATAGCAGAAGTGAACTTTGTCTCAGTACAAGCACTTGTCCTCTCATAGGGCTGGCAGTtctgctgcagagctgtgcctgctaaaagtacagcagagttgaacctTGTCTCATTACAAATGCACATTTGTAGTTGCCCTCGCACAGTGCTGTCAAACTTGCGGTACTGCTTCTCGCCCACACTGCCTTGCTTTGCTGTGAGATTGAAGTTAAAGCACTGTGATAGGACTGCAGATGCAAATGGTTTTGTAATGAGACATGCCTCACTTCTGCTGTGCTGTGTTATCTCTGATCTccatgcagagctgtgtgtgattatgagagcagAGAACAGACTGCCATTACACATCTCACACTGGTAACGGcctctttcatttacaataagctctggaggcagattctcatgcaggtcAGTGTCTGACCCACAGTCCGGAAAGGGCATTTACAtagaagaaaaacatggatttctctggaatcaaACAATGGATTGCAGatttcaaggtatcattttattccgcATCCTATGACCTGCGTGACGATCTAGATGGCTTAGGGTGGATCCTATTGACAAATTCATTTTTCATATCCTTGTTGATGGCAACCAAGGTCTGTAAATATCTGTATTTGTACGTGATGCTCATACGCTGGTCAATAAATTAAGATGTTTGGAAAATGTTGTTAACAATTTTTCATCATTCCATATCATTATCGTGTCTTTTCTACTCCATGACTATTTCTCCGTGATATTGTAATTTCCATGTAGTTTTATTTAAGACGTTATTCTATATTAGATTGGataggctgcccagcactatataagtgcaccccaaaGCGACTGGCACCCTATTTTACAAGGCCAGAATTGTTAGTCTTAGTTGTATCCTGCATTCCTCCTATACCATATATTTTGTATACACTTAGGGCCCTATTCACAAAAGCTTTTACGCCAGATTTTTTAATGATATTTACAGTTAAAATAATGGATAAAACCTTGAGCCTAACGAACAAAATACGACCCGAGCAAATATGGCTTCCTTGTGTACATAATCTGAGCTTGGAGTAATCTACATTTTGTGAAGCGTGTAGTCACATAACtgcctgtcttttttttttttttttttcttcttcccccttaGGTCAGTTACTACTTTCCTTTGAAGACACTGTGGAGATCTTTCTTTGCCGCTTTAGTGGCTGCTTTCATTTTAAGGTCAATCAACCCATTTGGAAATAGCCGTCTTGTGCTTTTTTATGTGGAGTATCACACTCCTTGGTACCTGTTTGAACTCCTCCCTTTCATCCTGCTCGGTGTGTTTGGTGGACTGTGGGGAGCATTTTTCATCCGTGCAAACATTGCTTGGTGCCGACGACGCAAGACTACGAAATTTGGAAAATACCCAGTCCTGGAGGTTATTGTGGTGGCTGCTATCACAGCCGTCATTGCATTTCCAAATCCATATACACGATTCAACACCAGTCAGCTGATTAAAGAGCTGTTCACAGACTGCGGGCCTCTCGAATCCTCCACCCTGTGCGACTACAGAAATGACATGAATGCTAGCAACATTGTGGATGATATCCCAGACCGGCCTGCTGGGACTGgggtatactcagccatgtggcaGCTGTGCCTGGCGCTTGTATTTAAGATCGTTATGACCGTGTTCACATTTGGCATTAaggtaattgttttttttattttaagcaagCTATCACTGgtctgttatattttttttttaagtcaagtaATATGAACTTATGTAACAGAGAGTTAAGACCTGACTTTGGTCATCCCTTAGTTATTGTATACACAGACACTCACACCCACACACCCAAGGGATGACCAAAGTGAGTAATCACTTGGTATACCACACTAGTGTAGTTCTTCCATCTGCTCACGACTGTGCCCGGAGTCACTGCTGCTGGTAAATGGAGCGATTCCATAAGCATTAATATACAGTATACGCAAAGGCTTTAAAGGGGTGTTCCATTCTAAAGCATGTATCACCTATCCATCTTATTGCTGACAAATGTTAAGTCGATCTGGGTTTTAGCAATGCGGCTCCCACAATTCAATGCTGGGCTGATGATGAACAATACCTTTTTCAATGGATCAACATTGCACATGCTTGGCTTTACCTCGATTCAGACAGTTCCTTGTCTTAGTAGTGCGTCTGAAGGGGACCGTGATGGGGGTCCCCATTGATCTGGCAACCACCAATCCAACATCACCTATTTATTGAGCAAAGTATTGAATATTTTTGGTTGGAACAGCCTTTCAATATGATAGATAAAATGTTGACACAGATTACATCGGGATTCTTAGGCTTTTGTAGAATGTTTCCTTGTGAGAACATGGAGACACTAGTGGAAATAATTGTTGATTTATTGCACAGATCCTCTGCAGTATGGTGTGATGATTTGAAGGAGATCTGATTGGGGCTTTTCTGAAGCGCTGCACAGGTGGGGTACTGTGCACCTGGGCTGTCACTAGCTAGAATATGCTGATTTCTGCAACTCTCCATTGCTTGTAGTCCATGCAAAAGGTCTTAATATTAATAGTTTATTGAAAAGTAGCTTTTCTCGACTATAATCACAAAAGGAGTTGGTTATGTTGATAGTGCTGAGAATACAGTGGTTATCTCCCGCTGGCCAGTTCAGTCCTTAGCTGGGGATTGGCTGGGAGGTGGGCTTAGTTAAGTGGGCAGGGACTAACAATCTGTTGTCTTGCAGCAGAACACATTCTAATGAGGGGGGCACATAGTGAGACACACATGGAAGATTTTCTAACTAAACACTTGAAAAGGGAGGGGGAATGGCACACTAAATAAATCCAACTTCATTTTGTGCAGGCTTCCTCCGCAGGATCAACACATTAACCcttcagacttagggtaccgtcacacagtgccattttgatcgctacgacggcacgatccgtgacgtcgcagcgatcgtatgattatcgctccagcgtcgtagactgcggtcacacgttgcaatcacggcgctggagcgatgccgaagtccccgggtaaccagggtaaacatcgggttactaagcgcagggccgcgcttagtaacccgatgtttaccctggttaccagcgtaaacgtaaaaaaaacaaacagtacatacttacattccggtgtctgtcctccggcgtctcagcttctctgcactgtgtaagcacagcggccggaaagcacagcggtgacgtcagacgtcaccgctgtgctcgctttccggctggccggcgctcacagtgcagagaagctgagacgccggaggacagacaccggaatgtaagtatgtactgtttgttttttttacgtttacgctggtaaccacggtaaacatcgggttactaagcgcggccctgcgcttagttacccgatgtttaccctggttacaagcgaacacatcgctggatcgctgtcacacacaacgatccagcgatgacagcgggtgatcaagcgacgaaagaaagttccatacgatctgctacgacgtacgattctcagcaggatccctgatcgctgctgcgtgtcagacacagcgatatcgtatggatatcgctggaacgtcacgaatcgtaccgtcgtagcgatcaaagtgccactgtgtgacggtacccttaggcctctttcacatttccgtctttctgcTTGCGtcgcaatccgtcgatttttgaaaatgcaggatcctgcaaaaaaattagcaggatcctgcattttcccatagacttgtattgccgacggatcgtgacgtatggccacacgtcgtgtccatcgtgcactggatgcgtcgggttttgatggcccgtcgtcaca
This window harbors:
- the CLCN3 gene encoding H(+)/Cl(-) exchange transporter 3 isoform X4; the protein is MEAAADPYLPYDGGGDSIPLRELHKRGTHYTMTNGGSISSSTHLLDLLDEPIPGVGTYDDFHTIDWVREKCKDRERHRRINSKKKESAWELSKSLYDAWSGWLVVTLTGLASGALAGLIDIAADWMADLKEGICMSAFWFNHEQCCWGSDDATFEERDKCPQWSTWADLIIGQAEGPGSYIMNYIMYIFWALSFAFLAVSLVKVFAPYACGSGIPEIKTILSGFIIRGYLGKWTLLIKTVTLVLAVASGLSLGKEGPLVHVACCCGNIFSYLFPKYSTNEAKKREVLSAASAAGVSVAFGAPIGGVLFSLEEVSYYFPLKTLWRSFFAALVAAFILRSINPFGNSRLVLFYVEYHTPWYLFELLPFILLGVFGGLWGAFFIRANIAWCRRRKTTKFGKYPVLEVIVVAAITAVIAFPNPYTRFNTSQLIKELFTDCGPLESSTLCDYRNDMNASNIVDDIPDRPAGTGVYSAMWQLCLALVFKIVMTVFTFGIKVPSGLFIPSMAIGAIAGRIVGIAVEQLAYYHHDWFIFKQWCEVGADCITPGLYAMVGAAACLGGVTRMTVSLVVIVFELTGGLEYIVPLMAAVMTSKWVGDAFGREGIYESHIRLNGYPFLDAKEEFTHTTLARDVMRPKRSDPPLAVLTQDNMTVDDIESLINETSYNGFPVIMSKESQRLVGFALRRDLTLAIENARKKQEGIVGSSRVCFAQHTPSLPAESPRPLKLRSILDMSPFTVTDHTPMEIVVDIFRKLGLRQCLVTHNGRLLGIITKKDILRHMAQMANHDPELIMFN
- the CLCN3 gene encoding H(+)/Cl(-) exchange transporter 3 isoform X3, yielding MESEQLFQRSYYRNSYNSITSASSDEELLDGAGGVMDFHTLEDDHLLDGDTSLGTHYTMTNGGSISSSTHLLDLLDEPIPGVGTYDDFHTIDWVREKCKDRERHRRINSKKKESAWELSKSLYDAWSGWLVVTLTGLASGALAGLIDIAADWMADLKEGICMSAFWFNHEQCCWGSDDATFEERDKCPQWSTWADLIIGQAEGPGSYIMNYIMYIFWALSFAFLAVSLVKVFAPYACGSGIPEIKTILSGFIIRGYLGKWTLLIKTVTLVLAVASGLSLGKEGPLVHVACCCGNIFSYLFPKYSTNEAKKREVLSAASAAGVSVAFGAPIGGVLFSLEEVSYYFPLKTLWRSFFAALVAAFILRSINPFGNSRLVLFYVEYHTPWYLFELLPFILLGVFGGLWGAFFIRANIAWCRRRKTTKFGKYPVLEVIVVAAITAVIAFPNPYTRFNTSQLIKELFTDCGPLESSTLCDYRNDMNASNIVDDIPDRPAGTGVYSAMWQLCLALVFKIVMTVFTFGIKVPSGLFIPSMAIGAIAGRIVGIAVEQLAYYHHDWFIFKQWCEVGADCITPGLYAMVGAAACLGGVTRMTVSLVVIVFELTGGLEYIVPLMAAVMTSKWVGDAFGREGIYESHIRLNGYPFLDAKEEFTHTTLARDVMRPKRSDPPLAVLTQDNMTVDDIESLINETSYNGFPVIMSKESQRLVGFALRRDLTLAIENARKKQEGIVGSSRVCFAQHTPSLPAESPRPLKLRSILDMSPFTVTDHTPMEIVVDIFRKLGLRQCLVTHNGRLLGIITKKDILRHMAQMANHDPELIMFN